AGAACAGATGGTTATTGACATTTGCCTGGTTTTATTTGAGAGTTTTACTCTCTCATGATGGTGTAAATGCTGTTTCAGAGGCTTTAGCAGCCTTTGGAAATCACTGGTAATATTATTACCATAATGGTGACTTCAGTCAACATGTATGAGTGTGTTCTACATCCAGGTGTTGGGAGGAAGATTGGGCTGAGGAGAAGCAGCAGGCCGACCAAACCGACCCGCAGATATCCGGCCTCCAACATGTTCGACGGCATCAGCACCAAGTGAGACATCAACACTCAGAAAAGTCTTCCTGCAGCAACAtgacgattagtcgattaattcaTCAGTCGATTGACCgaaaaaataattagtttaagtctttttatttttaccatTTCAAGTAAATTACCGTGAGGATTTGTTGGGGTGTTATTGGATAATAAACTGAGTATTTTTAGGTTTTGGTTGACTGTTGACTTGAgaaattaagtaattaatttaATGACATCACCAACTTTATGAATTATATATAAATTTgcgactttaatctcagagaatatccaattgtttttcttgtaaattcacgactttaatctcggaagttctttctctgaatattacgcccctcccccggctccgtcattattatgattttttccCTACACTGGCCCTAATACGCTGTCACAGATAATAAAGTAGATTTAATCtgaatatgaatatttaaatcTCCACCATTCTCTGTGCAGCGCGGCCAGGTCGGTCCTGACGAGGATGGACAACATGAAGAAGATAAGGTGGCTTAGTAACAACAAAGAAGGGGTGAGTAGAGTAATATTTCCATCCTGACAGTAAACCCCTCCCCGATCTACTGGCTGTTGCCTGAGCACCTGAACGTGCTTCCTGTTTGCACACAGGAATGTCTATTTTCCATATATGTTGCTCCTGAAGTGGTCAGGAGACACACTGTGGTTGAATTTGTGTCTCCAGACTCGACAGCACGTCAATTTGATTTGATTCGACTTTCACTCTGGATTTGCAGTTGCAGTTAGATCACTGAGGGTGCATGTTAAAGAGTCAGTCCATAAaattaacacacaaaaaaacttgAGTTATGTAAAAGGGtgggtccattattattattataatatattttctttaggttttatatcattctgtggcttcccagtggtgttccttgtCGATTCAAATCCGAACactcaaattttggtcaaagttcGTATGTTTCAGCATTAAAATGCAATTTTTCAAAGCCTCTCTAAAAACTTGTTCCCACCTGACCTGATGTAcctgtaggtttctgcatgatgacgctgctacatgtacagtatatatacatccttatagtcagtgtattaatacagtaactaagatggcggtcggcgtgctcccagtttggagaagcagacaggagtaccgacaggAAGCtgagcaacgtactgctgtggacgccacgttagttcagatcagaaagtcacacaataacacaaactaactaaccgatggaggcagcggtagaccagcaactcccctgttctgagaggtaaaattactgttattgtgaatggagtttggtggctttgaagacagctatataacggcttcagttccacgttgtaaagggctgtctgatggcgaggtaaagtgggggaaatattctaaatatagcgtacacttaaactaatattgatttcttttaggtggctaaaatccgtgtttctgctgctcccgtccacagccgctttacctcgccatcagacagctgttacatcgctgtcttcaaaaccaccagactccattcacaaaaacagtaattttacctcgcagaacttGGGAGTATACATAAAAagctcacttcaaaacacagcGCAGACCTCAGTTTCTATTTCTTTAGTAACTTTTGTTTTCGTCTGTATTCTTTGATGACCTTTTAATATAAAATGAGATTAGGTAGTTAATGTTCAGTGTTGTTTTGAGTGGTGTATTTCTCTGAATGACACTGCTGCTGTATTGAGTGTTTACATTTGGAAGCAGCTTTAAAACCCCGTTCACacactctgtgtctgtctgtgtgggtgCTGCCTCTCTTATCAGGCCGCCGTGAGGGCGGTGCACCCAGCTGCACCCTGCCGCCCTCCCTCTGCTCGCCGGTCATGGGGAGTGGGCGTCGGGGGGCTAATCTCTATCAGCTGCAACCATATTGGAAGGCAGACGAAAGCCTGAGGAGCACCAGcccttgtttttgtgtttgtgtgtttttgtcatatGAAGTTTATATAGTTAGACATCATAGTTTAGATCTGTTGCTCTCAAACTGACCTCCAGTTAACTGACTGATtaagattaactatggacaatcatgcgatttaatattttaatcgactgacagctctAATAATCATAATTTTTAAGTGCCATGATTTCTTCCCAAATCCTGAAAAATGTGATATGTTTAAGATCTCTGCGGGCTGTACTGTTTAGTTTTGTCTtacagtgtttttgtgtgtgaagaAATTGCAGAAGATCTACTCTAAAGCGCAGAGGAGCAGAACACCGGTGCCTCCACAGACAGAGCTCATTGACAGCGAGGATGACAACGGTTTGTTCCAACGATCAGGAAGAaataagagagagaaggaagagcgTGGATTATGAGTGAAGACGCcacattttttaatcatcttctttgtctttttgctCATATGAATGGTTACTTCCAGGTGGAGTCGTTGACGAGGACAGCAGGCGGGAAGTGTCTGCAGACGACGACAGCAACTGCAGCACCGACCAGAACTTTGACGCCAAACTGAGCCGAGCCTCGTTGCTCTACAAGGGACCCAGCGGCGGTCGGTACCAAACCAATGACACGGTTACAATAAGCATCCACAACACCTGACATGAAGTTAAATTCTGCTTTGGAAGTAACAGAAAAGTCATATcgctttttaatttatatttgatGTCGATCCTTTCAGCAAAATATTTCTCATATTTCAATTTACAAAACTCCAGTTTTGCGATTATtttaactgatattgattaCGATATGATGTTGCGATATTAAAGGGAATGCTCATTTTTGCATCTTTATtctcattttaaatgaaaaacatattaaaggtgctattgatgacattgataacattcaccTCCTATGATTTATAAATTGCAGTCGGCCATATTACGATTAAATGTGAAGTTCTGATGTTTTCTCTGTCGTTGTTCAGAGTTCCCGAGAGGAACGTTCAGGATCAGTGCCTCCGGAGCGAACACGACCCGCAGAACAGCGTTCAGGTCAGACTGTTGGCAGAActttattttctgtgtgtttgccaGATATTGTCAAATTATTACCAAACCTGGATCGACGTCGCATTTTTGCAGCCCGGTAGGAAACTGTCCGGATGGAGAAAAATGGCTTGACTTTACTGACGTCATACCTGAAAGATGTTCCCGGATGATCAAGTTCAATCtggtttagtttatttgttgttaCTTGTTGTgagttaacattttatttccacTGCTTTACCTCTTCCTGTCTCcttgtttcttttcctttcctcctccagACCCACTAAGAGGGCGTTGGCCGATCGGTCTGACGAAGACAACGACTCTGACGATGAAGTGCAAGACGTCGGTAAAGTCCCTGGAAGGTCAGTAGGGAGATGATGAAGCTCTTTTGATACAACATAACTTTTCCTTTACGATCACGATATTTTCGCTGGTTTTGTAAAGTCAGCTGTGCCTTTCTCAAACATTCAtcgtttctgtttctgtttctctccagCAGCCGTCAGCCGCTCGGCCCGCGTACGGAGGACTTTCTGGGGACTCGCAGAGACAAGATGAACGCAGGAGCAGGTCTGGCAGATATCGATCCCATGGCCATCGACCAATCGGTGAGTTTAGACACATTGTCAGACACATGCTCAGACAATGAAACTATCACTGAGCAGTTTGTCACCTTCCTCTCTCACTgcctttccttctttccttcctcagGTGGGGTTTGACAGCATCGGAGGTCTGTCGGGTCACATCTCAGCTCTGAAGGAGATGGTTGTCTTCCCACTTCTCTACCCTGAAGTCTTTGACAACTTCAAGATCCAGCCTCCCaggtgacacacaaacacagattcaTATATTTACGGAGGTTAAATACATTCTATGATACTCACAGATAAAGAAAACACCGCCTGAGGTCGAACAACATTTCACAAAACTTTGTTGTCTTTTGAAACAAAACATGCGAAAACAGATTCATCAGTGGAACTTCTATTTTAAATTTAAGAAGAATAATTGAACATGTTTCGTCCGTCTCCCTCTCCAGAGGTTGTCTGTTTTACGGACCTCCCGGGACGGGGAAAACGCTGGTTGCCCGGGTGCTGGCCAACGAGTGTAGCCATGGCAACAGGAAGGTGGCCTTCTTCATGAGGAAGGGAGCCGACTGCCTCAGCAAGTGGGTTGGCGAGTCGGAGCGGCAGCTGCGGCTGCTGTTTGAGCAGGTAATGCCGGGCACAAAGTACACGAGGATGAAGGCGATTTTAGGGTCTGAATCCTCCAGacgatcgtcagcaaagccctgagtCTAAAGATGATCCTGTCAGCTGCgtctaatgcatgagctaatgcttaacttgaagcataaagtagtagtaagatggagctcagaaatggaggagcaacttgttgattagtgtttatttaacgtgtctctgtgacttcatccatccatccttcctcaattttcagtacaaagtaaaaactatcatcactaattcttcctgcccgtcgtccgtcATGTTTGTTAACTCTAAAGTTACGTTTGATCGCGATAGATTTTGcaagatttctgtttttttttagtggggactcttgttgttgatgaatgaatctgttagtgtgtggtggcTGTTTTGGTCAAATGGTTGCTCCACACGCTACAGGAaccaaactgttaaatttaacctaacatgttgttatgtgtgggctctctcacatcTTACACATCTGTTTCCCCAAACTACCCGTCTGTTACcgagtcacaatgttactgcaCCCTGCACTTAATCAgcacagtttgttttctttatctgagtgtgtgttggtgtgtatcGTCCTCAGGCGTATCAGATGCGTCCGTCCATCATCTTCTTTGACGAGATCGACGGCCTGGCTCCGGTCCGATCCAGCAGACAGGACCAGATACACAGGTCAGAACAAACATCCCCTGAATCAACCAAtctttttatataataaagacagagtagtttagttgttttgtctcgTTGTGTCCGTCCTGCAGCTCCATCGTGTCGACGCTCCTGGCTCTGATGGACGGGTTGGACAATCGAGGGGAGGTCGTTGTGATCGGAGCGACAAACCGCCTGGACTCCATCGACCCGGGGCTGCGACGGCCCGGACGCTTCGACAGGGAGTTCCTCTTCGGACTGCctgacagagaggtgacgtCTCTTTTACATGTCTCACAATGTCTGACTACACAATACATTCAGTTATCATTTCAGTTTGTTTACAGATTTTTACCAAATCCATTAATTACTTGAATCCTTTTTTAGCTGAATTTTGGCTTTAAAATGATGATGGCACACTGATACTCCAAGCTTGTTTGGCTATTAtagattcatttattatttattcatttattctggGCAGTTTGGACAAACATGGTGTTTGTTAATATCTTTTTATAATTCACATGGTGACTAAACAGCTGACTGTTTGATTCGGTTTGTGTTTCAGTCTCGTAAAGAGATTCTGAAGATCCACACCAGGCAGTGGAAACCCCGTCCGTCTGAAGATTTCCTGGACGAACTGGCCGAGAAATGTGTCGGTAAGAACGACAGAAAGCTTCAAGTGCATCACACCAAATCTAGAAATATTTATTTCTAACCAGTGACTGTTAGTGGGAAAAATTATACACAACAATGTGCAAAATCGCATTTTCTAGACATGAGTTTAAAAAGAAGGATGTTCTTAATAAAAAatcttgaaataaaataaaaaatttaaatatatttgaaataaataaaacaaaaataaaataaaaaacaaataagagataaaaaacataaataaaaatatctaagaaatttaacattttaaatatgagaaaataaataaataacaataataaatagataagttataaaaaatataaataaaaaaatcgaataaattaaacatcttataataataattgaaataataataatgaaatataaatacattcaaatacataaattaataaaacaaattcaCACTCACTGTGGTCCCCTCCACGTTAATTCACTCGCCAGGATAGATACAGAATTTATACTGTAAGGCACGTttacagaagagtaaataaaacagaatataaaaataaataagtaatatgaatacaattaaataaaatacataaacaattaaaacaattaaataaaggttatataaAAACTATTCAGGAGACAGACCTTTACAACAGTGCAGGTTTGGGTACCTTTATATGTCTCTGCAGGACTGAATGAATCTGTTGGTTaactgacttcctgtctctcagGTTACTGCGGTGCCGACATCAGGGCAGTGTGCACCGAGGCGGCGCTGTGCGCTCTGCGGCGCCGCTACCCGCAGATCTACAGCACCTCCCAGAAGCTCCTGCTGGACGTCTCCTCCATCGCCGTCAGCAGCTGCGACTTTGTGGCGGCCATGAAGAAGATGGTGCCGGCCTCCCACCGCGTCGCCGCCTCGCCAGCCAAACCCCTGTACCCTGAGGTTCAGCCGCTGCTGGTAGCCACCCTGCGCGACATCCTGGACGCTCTGCAGAGGTTATTCCCTCATGCCGAGcaggggatgaagaggaagagggagccAGGTGAGTCGGAGCTGGAGGCTGGAGATGCTCCTGATGAAATATTACATCTCTTATACCTGTTGTTTTCTACACGTCAGATCTGACGTCTGGGATCTTCGACCAGGGCCTGATATGTGGAGGAGACGAGGGCTCCAGCACATCCAGCATCTCCACAACCTCCACCTCCAAGAGCAAAAACTTCCTGCACTTTGCCAGGTGAGTCTGAACTACAagaatgtgaaaacatctttccAGCCTGATGCCATCTCTTAAATCCCTCTCGTCTCATCCTCAGGAGTGCAGTCAAACACCCGACGTCCCACCGTCCCAGGATGCTCCTGGCTGGTCGTCCCGGTTCCGGTCAAACCTCCCACTTGGCTCCAGCGATCCTGCACGCTCTGGAGCGCTTCGCCGTCAACAGCCTGGACTCTGCTGTGCTTTTTGGAGTCAGCAGCACCTCCCCAGAGGAAGCCTGCGTCCAGGTGACTCCTCAGCAAACACCACAGTGATGGAGGCTTAATGGCTAGAAATGACATCACGTTCTCGTTGTAATTGGAGCGACTCAGGGAAAACAACTCGAAAGGGATTGGATGCCCTTTGCGGGGAGCGACGACTGTTATATTAAAAACAGAGTCATGCAGGTTCACTAGAAACTTGCAACGTTCCTACAAGTGTAGAGATACACGATGCCTGCAGAATGTAAATACTTGAACACAAACTCGCAATAGTTTCACACAAGACGGATCCTTTCTAACCATAACCACTTAATGCTGACTTTAAATTAATTCCAAAAGTCTTGAGGAGGATTGTCGGTCCAAAATTGTGTTTCACCAGGTAGAGTTAACAATACTTTCTGTCTTCTTGTGCTACTCTTGTTAATTTAGTATCCACTGGTGTGTCTAGAGGTGAGCTCAGCTGACCTTTAGTGACATCTGGTGGCGATGACGTTTTTTTTAGCTGCCGCTCTGGTCTAAAGAGTGTGTTGTAATCTTCAGACACagatatataaaatgtatttcagaGGAAGAAACAACCTGGTTCTCTGCGTTCTCTCTCAGGTGTTCTGCGAGGCCAGGCGGACGTCTCCCAGCATCCTCTACATGCCTCACATCCAGCAGTGGTGGGAGACCGCCGGGTCCTCGCTGAGGGCATCCTTCCTCAGCCTGCTGGGCAGCATCCCATCCCTctcccccatcctcctcctcgccaCCTGCAGCGTCCCCCTTCAGCAGCTGGATCCAGAGGTGAGCAGCTGGACTGAACCAATACAGAATGTGtctgaaacatagactgtatataagaagtggacgtagtcaccgtgacgtcactgagtggtttgtggactgccgttttgaagcctcgagttcgccCTTTTGGCTgtcccatcttggtttttacccgtcgccatcttggttattgtttttactgtttttacttATCTTCTTCTATGCTCAGATTCAGTCTCTGTTTTGGGAGGACTACGGGGAGATTTACACCATCGGTGTTCCCAACAAGCATGAGAGGACCGACTTCTTCCAGGACCTCATTCTGAACCAGGCGGCCGAGGCGCCCTCCAAGAACAGAGCACGTATGTGACTCCATCTTGTTCAGATGCTTGTTGGTGTGATAATTAAACCCGTAACATTAAGTGTTAAGTAAagcagttaaataaataaatgatgttgatgatgataaatgaatttgacctcctccccctctcagTGACTCAGGCCATGGAGATCCTTCCCCTGGCTCCCCTGCCTCCCCCCCGCCAGCTGCCGAAGCAGGAACGCCTCCGTGTGCAGGAGCGGGAGGAGGACGTGATGCGGGAGCTACGCCTCTTCCTGCGTAACGTCACCGAGCGTCTGAGTCTGGACCGCCGCTTCAAGGCCTTCTCCAAACCGGTCGACACAGAGGAGGTGAGTGAATTTTCTTCAGTAAACTTAACTTTAGtaaactttaaaggtgcagtgtgtaggatttggtgacatctagtggtgtggttgcagattgcaaccaactgagtacccctccactcaccgtggtaatgccgttggcctcgctcagaggtcatccataccataataacactactttaggcgCAACAGAGCTcggacggcggctggcggtaccaccgtttagcgctttgcagctcacgttactgcagtttcacaagcgtgtcggagaactacggtggccttcaggtaacgtgaaagtctctctctagagccagtgtttggtttgtccgttctgggctactgtagaaacatggaggactcagtGGTCGGAAAGTCTTTTCAAATCATGCTGATGGCTGAAATGGCTGCCAGATTGAACTCATTCATACACAGCATAAGGTCAAGCATCCTCCAGTTGGTGCTTATGGtgaaaaaacaatgtcaaacaaTTAGATAGTCGcccaaatagataataaaaagcAAAGGGGCGATGCTAGACTATCATACAACGGTGGTGATATGTTGCCAATATATTGTTGTCATAGAGCTGAGAGCGCTTTTTTAATGAAACGCTGAGATGAAGCGCCCCGCTAGCACTTATAGACGCTACAtggacacatttttattttatttgacctttatttaaccagttaaaatcaattgagaaccaattctcatttacaatgatgaccaTGAAACGTGCAGAATACATTAATTTAATGAACATTACTAAATATATGGAAGTTAAACTACAGATTCATAAGCTGAAACTTTACAACATGTTGATGTAGAGAAACGTTTGAAGAAATGGTCCCGGATCTGTGTTTGAGCACCGTCAGCATGATTTTACATTTCCTCTTTTAGTCCTCGCatcactccctcctcctcttcctcccttctttcctttccttcgtTCCCTTCttcactctctcctctcctctgtctccatcCAGGTGCCGGACTACGTGTTGGTGGTCAAGAAGCCCATGGACTTCTCCACGCTGCTGACCAACATCGACGTGCAGAAGTACGTCACCGTCAACGATTTCATGTCAGACGTGGACCTGATCTGGAAGAACGCCCTCGAGTACAACCCGGACAGCGACCCCATGGGTGAGACAACCACTgacacacaaatatgatgtacaGTCGATTAAAGTAAATACAGGAGCTCAATATTCatttgaagttgttttttttatttgaattaatgTTTATAGCAGTATATAGGAaagaaattatatattttactatttatgtataactctgtttgtgtgtgtcagaccgCCACATCCGTCACCGCGCGTACGCCCTGAAGGACACGGTGCGCGCCATCATGAGAGACGAGCTGAACAAAGAATTTGAGGGAGTCTGCGAGGAGATCAGAGAGTCGCGCATCAAGAGAGGTGAAACTTCCTGAAACTTGTCCCGTCGCCGCTTGTCTGTTTGTCAGATCTGACCTACAGCAGGAAGTGGTGGCGAAGTGCAGCAGAGGTCCAACACGGACACTGTTGTATCAATTCAGTCTCAGCTACATAACCTGGGAACCACAGCAGTAAAACACAGTGTCTGACATTCACCGGGGAAAAGAGCCTCTAATGAGATGCAActcaagacttttattttgctttCAGCGTCTTCCTGTGGGACTGAGGCCAACCCAGAGGAGGCCGACGGCGTCTGCAGCTCGGCGTTCACCAGAAACAGCCCCAGACCTCGACGTAAGTCCACCACGAAGGATGAAATATATGAGAACGTACAGTAGAACAACACTCGGACAACTTATGTCCTTTGATGCAGCAGAAACGACAACAGGTCGTGTCCTTGGTATTCTTTGGGGACCTAAATTGCagcataattttataatttaaagtTACATGTaggtttttatttaaaggaacactgtAACATTTTAGGGGATCTATAATATTcgtaactatgttttcattagtgtataatcaccttaaactaagaatggttgtgtttccgttagcttagaatgagtccttcatatctacattgacagtttttcctcgccaaaatttagcataagtttggagcgttatttaacctccttcacgacaagctagtatgacatggttgataccgatggattcctctctagctttaaaactgaacccgctacaacctaaaaatctcaagttaaaagtggcgttaacacgttattattgctttaactttaacagcctgAATAAAAATGATATCTTAGATttgtaacttcagtatttttaaaTCTTATCTACGGACGACGGTGGTCAAATGTCTAATTTGTGGATCATAAAACCGATTCATAGCAGTTCATTTGGCTGCTGTGTTGCAACAAAAGGTTCAGTGTTGATACAACGAAAGTGAAAGTGAGGGTGAAGTGAAGCTACAAGGACAGGAAGCTGCAGTCTTTATTTAAGCATCAAAGCATCCGAGTGAGAGAGCAGATGAGAGGAAGAGGCAGCGACGAGAGAGAGCGCAGATGAAAAGGAAAAGTCAAGAGGAGAAGATCAagtggagagaagaggaggttTGATTGCACTCAGCAGCATCCTCcggccttcttcctcctctctctctctgtaatgacCTTCCCCCCTCCTGTCACTTCTCTTTGCAGCTCGTAAGAAAAAACGTTACAAACGGCCGAGAAAATCCAAGTGGAGCACCGGCGTCATCAAGAAAGCCCAGAAAAAGAAGCCGCCGCTCCCtgcctcctcttcgtcctcctcgtcctcctccatcacatcCAGCAGGGGCAGCTCTGAGTCGGGCCCCGAGGATAACAGAGTCGTTGAGATGAGAAATGGCGCAGTTGATCCGAGCTCATCCACCGCGTCAGAGAACAGCGACGGCGAGCGCCTGAACGGGTTTCACCACCCCTTAAACGGCGTCCTTGTGAACGGGTACAACCGTCCCGAGCCAGCTGACAGCGCCCCCGCAGGGAGGCTGGGGCATCGAACCCGGACCTCGAAGACTCCCCCGAACCTGAACGCGATGGTGAACGGGGTTTGTTTGAGCGAAATAGGTCTGTATCTGTAAGGAAAGCGCCTCTGAGTGGCGGTGTGAGCGCCTCGCTCTACTAACTGGTCTCCGCTGGACTGCGACCGAGCTACGCTGCTGCGATGACACGTGtgtaaaacaggaagtgaaagtAACACGCTGCTTctgcttcctgctgctgctgagcaaGCTTCAACGGGCCAAAGCTTCAGACTCTCTGCAGAAGTCTGCTGGGCATCGAGCCGACACTGACACAACACGTTCTCTTTAGTCTACATATAGGAATGAATATACATATGTTTACAGATGATGAttgatgaatgatgaatacactATAACTAATGATTTAAAGggccatttttaaaacattaatattattctggcagccgattagactgttgtcaggctattaaacccc
This Sebastes fasciatus isolate fSebFas1 chromosome 17, fSebFas1.pri, whole genome shotgun sequence DNA region includes the following protein-coding sequences:
- the LOC141753846 gene encoding ATPase family AAA domain-containing protein 2-like isoform X5, with the translated sequence MVTLRGRGREDPDQRSGSPQRPAKSFQFPQRARAETRSRSTVHQPDGVYGEDDEQNHVDWETQEDEDEEAVRFILRKSPRLQSSSGVGRKIGLRRSSRPTKPTRRYPASNMFDGISTNAARSVLTRMDNMKKIRWLSNNKEGKLQKIYSKAQRSRTPVPPQTELIDSEDDNGGVVDEDSRREVSADDDSNCSTDQNFDAKLSRASLLYKGPSGEFPRGTFRISASGANTTRRTAFRPTKRALADRSDEDNDSDDEVQDVGKVPGSSRQPLGPRTEDFLGTRRDKMNAGAGLADIDPMAIDQSVGFDSIGGLSGHISALKEMVVFPLLYPEVFDNFKIQPPRGCLFYGPPGTGKTLVARVLANECSHGNRKVAFFMRKGADCLSKWVGESERQLRLLFEQAYQMRPSIIFFDEIDGLAPVRSSRQDQIHSSIVSTLLALMDGLDNRGEVVVIGATNRLDSIDPGLRRPGRFDREFLFGLPDRESRKEILKIHTRQWKPRPSEDFLDELAEKCVGYCGADIRAVCTEAALCALRRRYPQIYSTSQKLLLDVSSIAVSSCDFVAAMKKMVPASHRVAASPAKPLYPEVQPLLVATLRDILDALQRLFPHAEQGMKRKREPDLTSGIFDQGLICGGDEGSSTSSISTTSTSKSKNFLHFARSAVKHPTSHRPRMLLAGRPGSGQTSHLAPAILHALERFAVNSLDSAVLFGVSSTSPEEACVQVFCEARRTSPSILYMPHIQQWWETAGSSLRASFLSLLGSIPSLSPILLLATCSVPLQQLDPEIQSLFWEDYGEIYTIGVPNKHERTDFFQDLILNQAAEAPSKNRALTQAMEILPLAPLPPPRQLPKQERLRVQEREEDVMRELRLFLRNVTERLSLDRRFKAFSKPVDTEEVPDYVLVVKKPMDFSTLLTNIDVQKYVTVNDFMSDVDLIWKNALEYNPDSDPMASSCGTEANPEEADGVCSSAFTRNSPRPRPRKKKRYKRPRKSKWSTGVIKKAQKKKPPLPASSSSSSSSSITSSRGSSESGPEDNRVVEMRNGAVDPSSSTASENSDGERLNGFHHPLNGVLVNGYNRPEPADSAPAGRLGHRTRTSKTPPNLNAMVNGVCLSEIEEHNNGGEMRANMAALEQMQLFKSVSSVEILDEETRPLVVNHSKLRDLLSRAVVKTECCEVEPLEKFYALLAQCIYRHRNNHNKTALLQEMKKEIDSFS